The Thermus brockianus genome window below encodes:
- the moaA gene encoding GTP 3',8-cyclase MoaA, protein MKLLDNYGRLLKDLRISVTPRCNLHCLYCHPLGLEAQEPPGLLTVEEVDHFLEAASLLGLSAVRFTGGEPLVRKELPEMIARARAKEGIEDVAITTNGLLFPKRAKELVAAGLNRVNISLDAITPEVFARITRGGKVERVLEAIETALELGLHPVKLNAVVIRGMNEEEVVPLAALSLERPLHVRFIEYMHLDNSDPEEYRRRFVSGQETRSRIEAVYGALEPVPHDPSSPARVYRIPGAQGTLGFINPVTEPFCSHCSRLRLTSDKKLRPCLLTDLEMDISWAFAAENPVEALIDAILIATNRKPAFGNTLPTLRKRVMLGIGG, encoded by the coding sequence CTGCCTGTACTGCCACCCTCTAGGCCTCGAGGCCCAAGAACCCCCCGGCCTCCTCACCGTGGAGGAGGTGGACCACTTCCTGGAGGCGGCCTCCCTTCTTGGGCTTTCCGCCGTGCGCTTTACCGGGGGCGAACCCTTGGTGCGCAAGGAGCTTCCCGAGATGATCGCCCGGGCCCGGGCCAAGGAGGGCATTGAAGATGTGGCCATCACCACCAACGGCCTCCTCTTCCCCAAACGGGCCAAGGAACTGGTGGCGGCGGGGCTCAACCGGGTAAACATCTCCCTGGACGCCATCACCCCTGAGGTCTTCGCCCGCATCACCCGGGGGGGCAAGGTGGAGCGCGTCCTGGAGGCCATAGAAACCGCCCTGGAACTGGGCCTTCACCCGGTAAAGCTCAACGCCGTGGTCATCCGCGGGATGAACGAGGAGGAGGTGGTGCCCCTCGCCGCCCTTTCCCTGGAACGCCCCTTGCACGTGCGCTTCATTGAGTACATGCACCTGGACAACTCCGACCCCGAGGAGTACCGCCGCCGCTTCGTGAGCGGGCAGGAAACCCGCTCCCGCATTGAAGCCGTCTACGGGGCCTTGGAACCCGTGCCCCACGACCCCTCCTCCCCCGCCCGGGTCTACAGGATCCCCGGGGCCCAGGGCACCCTAGGCTTCATCAACCCCGTGACCGAGCCCTTCTGCTCGCACTGCTCCCGGCTCCGCCTCACCTCGGACAAGAAGCTTAGGCCCTGCCTCCTCACCGACCTGGAGATGGATATCTCCTGGGCCTTCGCCGCGGAAAACCCGGTGGAGGCCCTTATAGACGCCATCCTCATCGCCACCAACCGCAAGCCCGCCTTCGGCAACACCCTCCCCACCCTGCGCAAGCGGGTCATGCTGGGGATCGGCGGATAG